A window of Perognathus longimembris pacificus isolate PPM17 chromosome 6, ASM2315922v1, whole genome shotgun sequence contains these coding sequences:
- the LOC125352897 gene encoding histone H2A type 1-C has protein sequence MSGRGKQGGKARAKAKSRSSRAGLQFPVGRVHRLLRKGNYAERVGAGAPVYLAAVLEYLTAEILELAGNAARDNKKTRIIPRHLQLAIRNDEELNKLLGRVTIAQGGVLPNIQAVLLPKKTESHHKAKGK, from the coding sequence ATGTCTGGACGTGGCAAACAAGGCGGTAAAGCTCGTGCTAAGGCTAAGTCTCGCTCTTCTCGAGCCGGACTCCAGTTCCCTGTGGGCCGTGTCCACCGACTGCTCCGCAAGGGCAACTATGCCGAGCGTGTCGGCGCCGGCGCTCCGGTGTACCTGGCGGCGGTGTTGGAGTACCTGACCGCCGAGATCCTGGAGCTGGCGGGAAACGCGGCCCGCGACAACAAGAAGACCCGCATCATCCCGCGCCACCTGCAGCTGGCCATCCGCAACGACGAGGAGCTCAACAAGCTGCTCGGCCGGGTCACGATCGCTCAGGGCGGCGTCCTGCCCAACATCCAAGCGGTGCTGCTGCCCAAGAAGACCGAGAGCCACCACAAGGCGAAAGGCAAATAA
- the LOC125352905 gene encoding histone H2B type 1-C/E/F/G/I, whose product MPEPAKSAPAPKKGSKKAVTKAQKKDGKKRKRSRKESYSVYVYKVLKQVHPDTGISSKAMGIMNSFVNDIFERIAGEASRLAHYNKRSTITSREIQTAVRLLLPGELAKHAVSEGTKAVTKYTSSK is encoded by the coding sequence ATGCCCGAGCCAGCCAAGTCCGCTCCCGCGCCCAAGAAGGGCTCCAAGAAAGCCGTGACCAAGGCGCAGAAGAAGGATGGCAAGAAGCGTAAGCGAAGCCGCAAGGAGAGCTACTCGGTGTACGTGTACAAGGTGCTGAAGCAGGTCCACCCGGACACCGGCATCTCGTCCAAGGCCATGGGCATCATGAACTCGTTCGTGAACGACATCTTCGAGCGCATCGCGGGCGAGGCGTCTCGCCTGGCGCACTACAACAAGCGCTCGACTATCACATCGCGGGAGATCCAGACTGCCGTGCGCCTGCTGCTGCCCGGGGAGCTGGCCAAGCACGCCGTGTCTGAGGGCACCAAGGCCGTCACCAAGTACACCAGCTCTAAGTAA